One Streptomyces hundungensis DNA segment encodes these proteins:
- a CDS encoding carbohydrate-binding protein: MNRRRSALAAALLTAVAGLASAHGAQPAAAHRTLAPSPNAPHRGTVAAARTPDHDPARDRAVAALKKGRDTAFRAQRAEPTHNWWGVFPRPGTHDGITATHTVDPSYRVSDADNFTYAPTTKAQNSCMEVVTAYWNSGNEIWAWDWCGSGGPAKTVAVDADFKAKYTQPAGAELAYSVQLVRDSASRNTWSSYLYNYRSAQWELLYRQSGRDQSGLDHGWDMFEIYTSVNPSTGTGYYCSEARDTVFDSSAIQLRHNGTWKPASPTDAPWTDEHPSGRDFLCPALRFVEAGADDHWTVRQ, translated from the coding sequence ATGAACCGACGCAGATCCGCCCTGGCCGCAGCCCTGCTCACCGCGGTCGCGGGCCTCGCCTCGGCGCACGGCGCCCAGCCCGCCGCCGCCCACCGCACCCTCGCCCCCTCCCCGAACGCCCCCCACCGCGGCACGGTCGCCGCGGCCCGCACGCCGGACCACGACCCGGCGCGGGACCGCGCCGTCGCCGCGCTGAAGAAGGGCCGCGACACCGCCTTCCGCGCCCAGCGCGCCGAGCCCACGCACAACTGGTGGGGCGTCTTCCCCCGGCCCGGCACCCACGACGGCATCACCGCGACCCACACCGTCGACCCCTCCTACCGGGTGAGCGACGCCGACAACTTCACCTACGCGCCCACCACCAAGGCCCAGAACTCCTGCATGGAGGTGGTCACCGCCTACTGGAACAGCGGCAACGAGATATGGGCCTGGGACTGGTGCGGCTCGGGCGGGCCCGCCAAGACGGTCGCCGTCGACGCGGACTTCAAGGCCAAGTACACCCAGCCCGCCGGGGCCGAACTCGCCTACAGCGTGCAGCTGGTGCGGGACAGCGCCTCCCGCAACACCTGGTCGTCGTACCTCTACAACTACCGCTCCGCGCAATGGGAGTTGCTCTACCGCCAGTCCGGCCGGGACCAGAGCGGACTCGACCACGGCTGGGACATGTTCGAGATCTACACGAGCGTGAACCCCTCGACCGGGACGGGCTACTACTGCTCCGAGGCGCGCGACACCGTCTTCGACAGCAGCGCCATACAGCTGCGTCACAACGGCACCTGGAAGCCCGCGAGCCCCACCGACGCGCCGTGGACCGACGAGCACCCCTCCGGCCGGGACTTCCTCTGCCCGGCGTTGCGCTTCGTCGAGGCCGGCGCGGACGACCACTGGACCGTACGCCAGTAG
- a CDS encoding IclR family transcriptional regulator translates to MGRLVPAVTRALDVLELFLESEGPLSAPDVTRRLQLPRTTVHELLTTLAARSYLAPVPEQPGRYRLGVRTHQLGSRYAEQLDLAAEGQQVAREVAETCDETVHVAILEDTDVIYIAKVDSTHAVRMVSAAGRRLPAHCTSVGKMLLAALPEAELDARLEGRELPAMTPDSITDPAALRAALAEIRARGTAVEHRESNPDVSCVAAPVRDGTGRVVAALSISVPMIRWSGERESELAELAQKGAGDLSVRLGHRGAW, encoded by the coding sequence ATGGGCCGACTGGTTCCCGCGGTGACCAGGGCGCTGGACGTCCTCGAACTCTTCCTGGAGAGCGAGGGCCCTCTCTCCGCGCCCGATGTCACACGACGCCTCCAACTGCCCCGCACCACCGTCCACGAGCTGCTCACCACCCTGGCGGCGCGCTCCTATCTGGCGCCGGTGCCCGAGCAGCCGGGACGCTACCGCCTCGGCGTCCGCACCCATCAGCTCGGCAGCCGCTACGCCGAGCAGCTCGACCTCGCGGCCGAGGGCCAGCAGGTGGCCCGCGAGGTCGCGGAGACCTGTGACGAGACCGTGCACGTCGCGATCCTGGAGGACACCGACGTCATCTACATCGCCAAGGTCGACTCCACCCACGCCGTCCGCATGGTCTCGGCGGCCGGCCGCAGACTGCCCGCGCACTGCACCTCGGTCGGCAAGATGCTGCTCGCGGCCCTGCCCGAGGCCGAGCTCGACGCCCGCCTCGAAGGCCGCGAGCTCCCCGCCATGACCCCGGACAGCATCACCGACCCGGCCGCCCTGCGCGCCGCGCTCGCCGAGATCCGGGCCCGCGGCACCGCGGTCGAACACCGCGAGTCCAACCCGGACGTGAGCTGTGTCGCGGCCCCCGTCAGGGACGGCACCGGCCGGGTCGTCGCCGCGCTCTCCATCTCCGTACCCATGATCCGCTGGAGCGGCGAGCGAGAGAGCGAGCTGGCGGAACTGGCCCAGAAGGGCGCCGGAGACCTCTCCGTACGGCTCGGCCACCGGGGCGCGTGGTGA
- a CDS encoding peptidase inhibitor family I36 protein: protein MSRIRSFAVASVALVAALGVVPTATAAPATPARAAAYNCSDGFFCIYSDWNGGGTRCQWSQERLANTADNCSFIQRGQNVRSVWNKTNHRVQYYTATNYNHRVGSTPSGQGGNLQGSYQIRSFKPQ, encoded by the coding sequence ATGTCTCGTATCCGCTCGTTCGCCGTCGCCTCCGTGGCCCTGGTCGCCGCGCTGGGTGTCGTCCCCACCGCGACCGCCGCACCCGCGACGCCCGCCCGCGCGGCGGCGTACAACTGTTCCGACGGCTTCTTCTGCATCTACAGCGACTGGAACGGCGGGGGAACCCGCTGCCAGTGGTCCCAGGAGAGGCTGGCCAACACCGCGGACAACTGCTCCTTCATCCAGCGGGGCCAGAACGTACGCTCCGTATGGAACAAGACGAACCATCGCGTCCAGTACTACACGGCGACCAACTACAACCACCGTGTCGGTTCCACCCCGTCCGGCCAGGGCGGCAACCTCCAGGGCAGCTACCAGATCCGGTCCTTCAAACCCCAGTAG
- a CDS encoding GMC oxidoreductase — MSDTTTQHSGSQGVSRRRFIAGTGSILGAAALIRPGASAHAATATKPASIGDGAHVPVLVIGTGYGGAVTALRLAQAGVDVQMVEMGMAWDTPGSDGKIFCNTTSPDYRSYWLRTKTKQPLSNFFGIPIDRDIPRYTGILDAEDFSGITVYQGRGVGGGSLVNGGMAVTPKRENFAAILPSVNPDEMYNTYYPRANAGLGSGLIDPAWFDTVDCYQFARVGRKQAQRSGFPFQFVPDVYDWDYMKQESAGTVPKSAVAGEILYGNNYGKKSLQKTYLAQAKSTGRVTISPLHRVTSVSPAAGGRYTVVIEQLSTGGDVTATKSVTSDRVFFAAGSVGTSKLLVKLKATGALPHLNGEIGRGWGDNGNVMCGRANYMWDPTGKIQASIPCGGIDNWTAGGAFAEVAPLPTGIETYASFYLSITKNPNRGTFSWNPVAGRVDLDWQTAWKQASIDMAKTIFDKINATEGTIYRTDLFGAYKIWNDTLTYHPLGGAVLNKATDNYGRLQGHPGLYVVDGSLIPGNTSVNPFVTITALAERNIEKIIAVDLT, encoded by the coding sequence ATGAGTGACACCACCACGCAACATTCGGGTTCCCAGGGTGTATCGCGGCGAAGATTCATCGCTGGAACAGGTTCTATTCTGGGCGCGGCGGCGCTGATCCGCCCTGGCGCCTCGGCCCACGCGGCGACCGCCACCAAGCCCGCCTCCATCGGCGACGGCGCCCACGTTCCGGTCCTCGTCATCGGCACCGGATACGGCGGCGCGGTCACGGCCCTCAGGCTCGCCCAGGCCGGCGTCGACGTGCAGATGGTCGAGATGGGCATGGCCTGGGACACCCCCGGCTCGGACGGCAAGATCTTCTGCAACACGACCTCGCCGGACTACCGCTCGTACTGGCTGCGCACCAAGACCAAACAGCCGCTGAGCAACTTCTTCGGCATCCCCATCGACCGGGACATCCCCCGCTACACCGGGATCCTGGACGCCGAGGACTTCAGCGGCATCACCGTCTACCAGGGCCGCGGTGTCGGCGGCGGCTCCCTGGTCAACGGCGGCATGGCGGTCACGCCCAAGCGCGAGAACTTCGCCGCCATCCTCCCGTCGGTCAACCCCGACGAGATGTACAACACCTACTATCCGCGCGCCAACGCGGGGCTCGGCTCGGGGCTCATCGACCCGGCCTGGTTCGACACCGTGGACTGCTACCAGTTCGCCCGGGTCGGCCGCAAGCAGGCCCAGCGCTCCGGCTTCCCCTTCCAGTTCGTGCCCGATGTGTACGACTGGGACTACATGAAGCAGGAGTCGGCCGGAACCGTCCCCAAGTCGGCCGTCGCGGGCGAGATCCTGTACGGCAACAACTACGGCAAGAAATCGCTCCAGAAGACCTATCTGGCGCAGGCGAAGTCGACCGGCAGGGTCACCATCTCCCCGCTGCACAGGGTCACTTCGGTCTCCCCGGCCGCGGGCGGCCGCTACACGGTCGTCATCGAGCAGCTGAGCACCGGCGGCGACGTCACGGCCACCAAGAGCGTCACTTCGGACCGGGTGTTCTTCGCGGCGGGCAGCGTCGGCACCAGCAAGCTCCTGGTCAAGCTGAAGGCCACCGGAGCGCTGCCCCACCTGAACGGCGAGATCGGACGGGGCTGGGGCGACAACGGCAACGTCATGTGCGGCCGGGCCAACTACATGTGGGACCCGACCGGAAAGATCCAGGCGTCCATTCCGTGCGGCGGCATCGACAACTGGACCGCCGGAGGCGCGTTCGCCGAGGTCGCGCCGCTGCCCACCGGCATCGAGACCTACGCCTCGTTCTATCTGTCGATCACCAAGAACCCCAACCGCGGCACGTTCTCCTGGAACCCGGTGGCCGGCCGGGTCGATCTGGACTGGCAGACCGCCTGGAAGCAGGCCTCCATCGACATGGCCAAGACGATCTTCGACAAGATCAACGCCACCGAGGGGACGATCTACCGCACCGACCTGTTCGGCGCGTACAAGATCTGGAACGACACCCTCACCTATCACCCGCTGGGCGGCGCGGTACTGAACAAGGCGACCGACAACTACGGCCGCCTGCAAGGGCATCCGGGCCTCTACGTCGTCGACGGCTCGCTGATCCCGGGCAACACCAGCGTCAATCCGTTCGTCACCATCACGGCGCTCGCCGAACGGAACATCGAGAAAATCATCGCCGTCGATCTCACGTGA
- a CDS encoding NAD(P)H-dependent amine dehydrogenase family protein, whose protein sequence is MISTVVWGTGNVGRAAIRAVEAHPVLELSAVLVHDPAKVGRDAAQLASMDGQLGVAATDDIAAVLAAGPRAVVYAASGDIRPDEALADITRAIRAGAVVVTPALYPLYDHRSAPPEFRDPVLAAVGEGGGSLFVSGVDPGWANDVLPLLLSGLGTTVDAIRCQEIFDYSTYDQEESVRDLVGMGHPMEYQPLMLAPSVPTMVWGGQLRLMARALEVELDEIRETMDRRALDTTVRTRTMGTFEAGTQGAVRFEVQGIIEGEARIVIEHVTRIHPSCAPDWPTPPGGGDGAHRVVIEGSPRIEVAVEATDEGENRSAGGNATAVGRLVNAIDWLVAAEPGLYDALDVPLRPAVGRLGRKKR, encoded by the coding sequence ATGATTTCCACGGTTGTCTGGGGCACCGGCAATGTCGGGCGTGCGGCGATACGTGCCGTCGAGGCCCATCCCGTACTGGAACTCTCGGCGGTGCTTGTCCACGACCCCGCCAAAGTCGGCCGCGATGCAGCCCAACTGGCTTCCATGGACGGCCAGTTGGGCGTGGCCGCGACGGACGACATCGCGGCCGTCCTCGCCGCCGGGCCCCGGGCCGTGGTGTACGCGGCCTCCGGCGACATCCGGCCGGACGAGGCGCTCGCGGACATCACCCGCGCGATCCGCGCCGGCGCCGTGGTGGTCACCCCCGCGCTCTATCCGCTCTACGACCACCGCTCGGCCCCGCCCGAGTTCCGGGACCCGGTGCTGGCCGCCGTCGGCGAGGGCGGCGGATCGCTGTTCGTCTCCGGCGTCGACCCCGGCTGGGCCAACGACGTGCTGCCACTGCTCCTCAGCGGTCTTGGCACCACCGTGGACGCGATCCGCTGCCAGGAGATCTTCGACTACTCCACCTACGACCAGGAGGAGTCGGTGCGCGACCTCGTCGGCATGGGCCACCCCATGGAGTACCAGCCCCTCATGCTCGCCCCGTCCGTCCCGACCATGGTGTGGGGCGGTCAACTACGCCTGATGGCACGGGCGTTGGAGGTGGAGCTGGACGAGATCCGCGAGACCATGGACCGTCGCGCGCTCGACACCACGGTGCGCACCCGGACGATGGGAACCTTCGAAGCGGGCACACAGGGCGCGGTGCGGTTCGAGGTGCAGGGCATCATCGAGGGCGAAGCACGCATCGTCATCGAGCACGTCACCCGCATCCACCCCTCCTGCGCCCCGGACTGGCCGACTCCGCCCGGCGGCGGCGACGGGGCGCACCGCGTCGTCATCGAGGGGAGCCCGCGCATCGAGGTCGCCGTCGAGGCGACCGACGAGGGCGAGAACCGCTCGGCCGGCGGCAACGCCACGGCGGTCGGCCGTCTGGTGAACGCCATCGACTGGCTGGTCGCGGCGGAGCCCGGCCTCTATGACGCGCTCGACGTCCCGCTGCGCCCGGCAGTCGGCAGGCTCGGAAGGAAGAAGCGATGA
- a CDS encoding SMP-30/gluconolactonase/LRE family protein — MVRWELAVREWAELGEGPTWDAASARLIWVDILSSRIHTYDPADGRRTVLATEQHVGAAKPRAGGGLVVNLRDGVALYGPEHGGGSQLDGGGFRWLLREPVAGRRANDAAVAPDGSLWAGTMRYDEAPGGGTLTRIAPDGTATPVLGAVSVSNGIGWSPDGRLMYYVDSPTRTVDVLDFDGQLAHNRREFIRLDPDAGFPDGLTVDAEGGVWVALWDGAAVRRYAADGTLDQIVALPVRRPTACAFGGPGLTDLYITSARVGQAAPHPLAGSVLVVPGAGRGVPGHAFAG; from the coding sequence GTGGTGAGGTGGGAACTCGCGGTACGGGAGTGGGCCGAGCTCGGCGAAGGCCCGACCTGGGACGCGGCGAGCGCACGGCTGATCTGGGTGGACATCCTCTCCTCGCGGATCCACACCTACGATCCGGCCGACGGGCGCCGCACCGTCCTCGCCACCGAGCAGCACGTCGGCGCCGCCAAGCCGAGGGCCGGGGGCGGCCTGGTGGTCAACCTCCGGGACGGCGTCGCGCTGTACGGGCCCGAACACGGTGGCGGTAGCCAACTAGACGGCGGCGGGTTCCGCTGGCTGCTGCGCGAGCCCGTGGCCGGACGGCGCGCCAACGACGCGGCCGTCGCTCCCGACGGATCGCTGTGGGCCGGGACGATGCGGTACGACGAGGCGCCCGGCGGCGGCACGCTGACGCGGATCGCCCCGGACGGCACGGCGACCCCGGTCCTCGGCGCGGTGAGCGTCAGCAACGGCATCGGCTGGAGCCCCGACGGGCGCCTGATGTACTACGTCGACAGCCCGACCCGGACCGTCGACGTCCTCGACTTCGACGGCCAACTCGCCCACAACCGCCGGGAGTTCATTCGCCTGGACCCCGATGCGGGATTCCCCGACGGGCTCACCGTGGACGCGGAGGGCGGGGTCTGGGTCGCGCTGTGGGACGGCGCGGCCGTGCGACGGTACGCGGCCGACGGCACCCTCGACCAGATCGTGGCGCTGCCCGTGCGGCGCCCCACGGCGTGCGCCTTCGGCGGCCCCGGCCTGACCGATCTCTACATCACCTCCGCCCGCGTCGGGCAGGCCGCGCCGCACCCCCTCGCCGGCTCGGTGCTCGTCGTTCCCGGCGCCGGACGCGGAGTGCCGGGGCACGCTTTCGCGGGTTGA
- a CDS encoding class F sortase, with amino-acid sequence MARRRRVPIARRRTRAYRLTRTAALAVSLVVGGVWWAQDDEAAPPATAGHGDVATAVASGGDSRGAASPRPVAPRPLPPSPAVSLAVPHLGIEAPVVALGLDAQRHLTTPPVDNPKVVGWYQGGPSPGESGTAIAVGHRDTRTGPAVFAALRSLRPGRMVEARRADGKIAVYTVDDVKTYEKAHFPDQEVYGPTGRPELRVITCGGRFSPKTGYESNLVVFAHLTQVRTSPAHGGHRA; translated from the coding sequence ATGGCGCGTCGTAGGCGCGTCCCCATCGCCCGGCGCCGGACGCGCGCCTACCGCCTGACGCGGACCGCGGCCCTGGCCGTGTCCCTGGTGGTGGGCGGCGTCTGGTGGGCGCAGGACGACGAGGCCGCCCCACCGGCGACCGCCGGTCACGGGGACGTCGCGACAGCCGTGGCGTCCGGCGGCGACAGCCGGGGCGCCGCGTCGCCCCGGCCGGTGGCGCCGCGCCCGCTGCCGCCGTCCCCCGCGGTCTCGCTCGCGGTGCCCCACCTCGGCATCGAGGCCCCGGTCGTCGCCCTGGGCCTGGACGCCCAGCGGCACCTCACCACCCCGCCCGTGGACAATCCCAAGGTGGTGGGCTGGTACCAAGGCGGGCCGTCCCCGGGCGAGTCGGGGACCGCCATCGCGGTCGGGCACCGGGACACCAGGACAGGCCCCGCCGTCTTCGCGGCCCTCAGGTCGCTGCGCCCCGGCCGCATGGTGGAGGCCCGCCGCGCGGACGGCAAGATCGCCGTGTACACGGTGGACGACGTCAAGACGTACGAGAAGGCGCACTTCCCCGACCAGGAGGTGTACGGCCCGACCGGCAGGCCGGAGCTGCGGGTGATCACCTGTGGCGGCCGGTTCAGCCCCAAGACCGGATACGAGAGCAACCTCGTCGTCTTCGCCCATCTGACCCAGGTCCGCACCTCCCCGGCCCACGGGGGCCATCGCGCCTGA
- a CDS encoding aldose epimerase family protein, whose translation MNTSRRTVLAAGAAAGLAATTLTTATGTAAAASRHAPSKRHFGALADGTAVDVWTVANGGTRLKVLSYGGIVHSLELPDRQGNLANVSLGFDNLADYVAKSPYFGGLIGRYGNRIAAGRFTLDGHTYQLPLNDGENSLHGGTQGFDKRMWHIDPFTRGSDTGLVLSRVSPDGEMGYPGTLKVRVTYTLTARGAWRIDYEATTDRPTIVNLTSHTYFNLAGEGSGTIYDHTLELAAGRYTPVDAGLIPTGELSRVAGTPFDFRRAKPIGRDIRAGGEQLVRAKGFDHNWVLDKGITASPGYALTLADPSSGRVMRMHTTEPGLQFYSGNFLDGTLVGSSGRAYRQGDAVALETQHFPDSPNHPAFPSTVLRPGTTYRTSTIHSFTTR comes from the coding sequence ATGAACACCAGCAGACGTACGGTCCTGGCGGCCGGCGCGGCGGCGGGCCTCGCCGCGACGACGCTCACCACCGCCACCGGCACCGCGGCGGCCGCCTCCCGCCACGCCCCCTCGAAGCGGCACTTCGGCGCCCTGGCCGACGGCACCGCGGTCGACGTGTGGACCGTCGCCAACGGCGGCACCCGCCTGAAGGTCCTGTCGTACGGCGGCATCGTCCACTCCCTCGAACTCCCGGACCGCCAAGGCAACTTGGCGAATGTCTCGCTCGGCTTCGACAACCTCGCCGACTACGTCGCCAAAAGCCCGTACTTCGGCGGTCTGATCGGCAGATACGGCAACCGCATAGCGGCGGGCCGCTTCACCCTGGACGGTCACACCTACCAACTCCCGCTCAACGACGGGGAGAACAGCCTGCACGGCGGCACCCAGGGCTTCGACAAGCGGATGTGGCACATCGATCCCTTCACGCGCGGTTCGGACACCGGGCTCGTTCTCAGCCGGGTCTCCCCGGACGGCGAGATGGGCTACCCCGGCACCCTGAAGGTCCGCGTCACCTACACCCTGACCGCGCGGGGTGCCTGGCGGATCGACTACGAGGCGACGACGGACCGGCCCACGATCGTCAACCTCACCAGCCATACGTACTTCAACCTGGCCGGGGAGGGCAGCGGCACCATCTACGACCACACCCTGGAGCTGGCCGCCGGGCGCTACACACCTGTCGACGCGGGTCTCATCCCGACCGGTGAACTGTCCCGGGTGGCGGGCACGCCCTTCGATTTCCGGCGGGCCAAGCCGATCGGCCGCGACATCCGGGCCGGCGGCGAGCAGCTGGTCCGCGCCAAGGGGTTCGACCACAACTGGGTTCTGGACAAGGGGATCACGGCCTCCCCCGGTTACGCGCTCACGCTGGCCGACCCGTCGTCGGGGCGGGTGATGCGGATGCACACGACCGAGCCGGGCCTCCAGTTCTACAGCGGCAACTTCCTGGACGGCACCCTGGTGGGCAGCTCCGGGCGCGCCTACCGCCAGGGCGACGCGGTCGCCCTGGAGACCCAGCACTTCCCGGACTCCCCCAACCACCCCGCGTTCCCGTCCACGGTGCTGCGCCCGGGAACGACGTACCGCACCTCCACGATCCACTCCTTCACGACCCGCTGA
- a CDS encoding LysR family transcriptional regulator substrate-binding protein: MTGSEEPPSFRLAYVPGVTPSKWVRIWSERLPDVPLTLSAVSAAEAPGVLRGRGAEAGLVRLPMDRTDLSAIPLYTETTVVVVPKDHLVTAVEEVSVEDLADDIVLHPLDDTLEWEHPPGLPALERPATTEDAVELVAAGVGLLVVPLSLARLYHRKDLTYRTITGGVPESRVALAWPQEETTPDLVEEFIGIVRGRTVNSTRGRTPTPPQPKQKRADKGGAKGKPAAGRTGGKTAGKTGGKPVGKNARGGSGATKSGAKRGKPRRRP; this comes from the coding sequence GTGACAGGCTCGGAAGAACCCCCCTCGTTCCGGCTCGCCTATGTTCCTGGTGTGACGCCGAGCAAGTGGGTGCGTATCTGGAGCGAGCGGCTGCCCGACGTCCCCCTGACCCTCAGCGCGGTCTCCGCCGCCGAGGCGCCCGGTGTGCTGCGCGGCCGGGGTGCGGAGGCGGGTCTCGTACGGCTTCCGATGGACCGTACGGATCTCAGCGCGATCCCCCTCTACACCGAGACCACGGTCGTCGTGGTCCCCAAGGACCATCTGGTCACGGCCGTCGAGGAAGTGTCCGTCGAGGACCTGGCCGACGACATCGTGCTGCACCCCCTGGACGACACCCTGGAGTGGGAGCACCCGCCGGGCCTGCCCGCCCTCGAGCGCCCCGCCACCACGGAGGACGCCGTCGAGCTGGTGGCGGCCGGGGTGGGGTTGCTGGTCGTGCCGCTGTCACTGGCGCGTCTGTACCACCGCAAGGACCTCACCTACCGGACCATCACGGGCGGCGTTCCCGAGTCGCGCGTCGCGCTGGCGTGGCCGCAGGAGGAGACCACCCCGGACCTGGTCGAGGAGTTCATCGGAATCGTCCGCGGCCGCACCGTGAACAGCACCCGCGGCCGTACGCCGACCCCGCCCCAGCCCAAGCAGAAGCGTGCCGACAAGGGTGGCGCCAAGGGCAAGCCCGCGGCGGGCAGGACGGGCGGGAAGACGGCCGGAAAGACCGGCGGCAAGCCCGTCGGCAAGAACGCGCGCGGCGGCTCGGGGGCCACGAAGAGCGGCGCCAAGCGCGGCAAGCCCCGCCGCCGCCCGTAA
- a CDS encoding carboxymuconolactone decarboxylase family protein — MRIDIPEGQEPIGYVWGDMVPGIGMAAANFSLSVYAHTTLGLREFEAARLRIAQINGCRFCLDWRTDRDGEKVEDTFADAVTHWRTTDAFDDRTRLAAEYAERYAVDHHGLDEEFWTRMTAHYSQVEIVELSMSIGSWLAFGRLNHVLGLDSVCVLPTH, encoded by the coding sequence ATGAGGATCGACATCCCCGAGGGCCAGGAGCCCATCGGCTACGTATGGGGCGACATGGTGCCCGGCATCGGCATGGCCGCCGCCAACTTCTCGCTGTCCGTCTATGCCCACACCACCCTGGGGCTGCGGGAGTTCGAGGCGGCCCGGCTGCGGATCGCGCAGATCAACGGCTGTCGGTTCTGTCTGGACTGGCGCACCGACCGGGACGGCGAGAAGGTCGAGGACACGTTCGCGGACGCGGTCACCCATTGGCGCACCACCGACGCCTTCGACGACCGCACCCGGCTCGCCGCCGAGTACGCCGAGCGGTACGCCGTGGACCACCACGGGCTCGACGAGGAGTTCTGGACGCGGATGACCGCGCACTACAGCCAGGTGGAGATCGTGGAGCTGAGCATGAGCATCGGCTCGTGGCTGGCGTTCGGACGGCTCAACCACGTCCTCGGCCTCGACTCCGTCTGCGTGCTGCCCACGCACTGA